A stretch of the Metopolophium dirhodum isolate CAU chromosome 8, ASM1992520v1, whole genome shotgun sequence genome encodes the following:
- the LOC132950839 gene encoding uncharacterized protein LOC132950839, with protein sequence MKKPLLALILIINISGITCDALETSLCKNVNDICYNDEDCCSQNCFKSFKWFSGACKPQSSKFYSDSNPKDQKGICEFYMQTDESEIDYLNNEFDTVNAAHNTLPPYTLIKVSHDRRTIVITVNDRIPRTNGSLLDLSNEAALMLQIKNYQSVPCKIEKVIHRSTVLKMILYALPVLSFIIILVNLI encoded by the exons atgaagaaacctTTGCTTGCGTTAATTTTAATCATCAATATTTcag GCATAACTTGCGATGCCTTAGAAACTTCactgtgtaaaaatgtaaatgacaTATGCTATAATGACGAAGATTGTTGTTcccaaaattgttttaaatcattCAAATGGTTTAGCGGTGCTTGTAAGCCTCAATCATCGAAATTTTATTCTGATTCAAACCcaaaag ATCAAAAAGGAATCTGCGAATTCTACATGCAGACTGATGAAAGTGAAATTGATTATCTGAATAATGAATTTGACACGGTAAATGCAGCCCACAATACTTTGCCTccatatacattaataaaagtGTCACACGACAGAAGGACGATAGTCATCACTGTAAACGATCGCATTCCAAGAACAAATGGATCACTTTTAGACTTATCCAATGAAGCTGCTCTGatgttacaaattaaaaattatcaatctgTGCCATGTAAAATCGAAAAAGTGATACATCGTAGTACTGtactaaaaatgattttatatgcaTTACCAGTTTTGAGTTTCATCATAATTctggttaatttaatttaa
- the LOC132950609 gene encoding uncharacterized protein LOC132950609 codes for MKKLAGVFISLYLMCTISGIICDQYDSCKSLYKKCSTDCQCCYSKCSFSWLSFRSYCNDNTNILNPITSFFSSNDQTGMCSYNAPENRTISDRMYNIHGLNAAHALLEPGTKVEVRLNDKKLIVTINDYPSTEKGVILEFSRETAKVLNIENGRKIPCTIIVPRLENTSYYKYLEYVLPYLSLFTLLFKMIL; via the exons atgaagaaacTTGCAGGTGTTTTCATTTCGTTGTATTTAATGTGCACAATTTCAG gcaTAATCTGTGATCAGTATGATTCGTGTAAAAGTTTATATAAGAAATGTTCAACTGATTGCCaatgttgttattcaaaatgtaGTTTCTCATGGCTCTCTTTTAGAAGTTATTGTAATGACAATACTAACATACTCAATCCAATAACATCCTTCTTTAGTTCTaacg ATCAAACAGGAATGTGTTCATATAACGCGCCGGAAAATAGGACAATTAGTGATcgaatgtacaatatacatggtTTAAATGCAGCCCACGCTTTATTAGAACCAGGCACCAAAGTCGAAGTGCGACTGaacgataaaaaattaatagttacaatAAATGATTATCCTTCAACAGAAAAAGGGGTAATTCTAGAGTTTTCCAGAGAAACAGCCaaggtattaaatattgaaaacggAAGAAAAATACCTTGCACGATTATTGTACCCCGATTAGAAAATACTTCGTATTACAAATATCTTGAATATGTTTTACCTTATTTGAGTTTATTTACGTTATTATTcaagatgatattataa
- the LOC132950610 gene encoding uncharacterized protein LOC132950610 produces the protein MKTSLVITIALFTIVTISEISCNETCMKFNDKCVDDSDCCSNNCYMAGNVNDRFCMDPVNTTAAVKVEHGLCSYNSSFHEESSDDTFKFLGLNAAHAILPIGSEIKLTNTANNKTIDILINNYLQPNNETLLQLSKEAARELGVKDGETIPCSIYFYEKKPDYSTLKKMIGFSASFFVVVFIIFNFL, from the exons atgaaGACATCTTTAGTCATTACGATTGCGTTGTTCACAATTGTTACGATATcgg aAATAAGCTGTAATGAAACATGCATGAAATTCAACGACAAATGTGTCGATGACAGTGACTGTTGTTCTAACAATTGCTACATGGCAGGCAATGTAAATGACAGATTTTGTATGGACCCCGTAAATACAACTGCTGCTGTTAaag TTGAACATGGTTTATGTTCATACAATTCATCGTTCCATGAAGAATCCAGCGACGATACGTTCAAGTTTTTAGGGCTAAATGCAGCCCACGCTATATTACCAATTGGCTCAGAAATTAAGTTAACGAACACTGCCAACAATAAGACCATAGATATcctaataaataactatttgcAACCAAACAACGAAACCCTTTTGCAGTTATCCAAAGAAGCAGCACGCGAGTTAGGTGTTAAAGATGGAGAGACAATCCCATGttccatatatttttatgaaaaaaaacctgACTATTCTacacttaaaaaaatgattgggtTTTCTGCATCATTCTTTGTAGTTGTATTCAtcatattcaattttttgtaa